A genomic segment from Kyrpidia tusciae DSM 2912 encodes:
- a CDS encoding MFS transporter: protein MESRISFWGAPAKGWAPKTFGMIAWLPEYLQDIRHFSFSDFGVFASLPYLVGSVFVLVFGSVSDRAKHRAPFVAVALILASVSIWPAASVTDHRMSAYFLALGVGSIGIGISSFWAILQRLTPG from the coding sequence ATGGAATCGCGAATCTCCTTTTGGGGCGCGCCGGCGAAAGGATGGGCGCCAAAAACGTTCGGCATGATCGCATGGTTGCCAGAATATCTTCAAGACATCCGGCACTTTTCATTTTCGGATTTTGGTGTTTTCGCTTCCTTGCCTTATCTTGTCGGCAGCGTTTTTGTCCTGGTGTTCGGTTCCGTGTCCGATCGCGCCAAACATCGTGCACCGTTTGTGGCGGTCGCGCTCATCCTGGCGTCCGTGTCGATCTGGCCCGCCGCGAGTGTCACGGACCATCGGATGAGTGCGTATTTTCTCGCACTGGGCGTCGGGAGCATCGGGATCGGCATCTCGTCTTTCTGGGCGATTTTGCAACGGTTGACCCCGGGGTGA
- a CDS encoding 2-keto-4-pentenoate hydratase: protein MGALGPRHREMARRLWEARCQRRTISPLTTEWPEMTVNDAYAIQDQLIEFHLAAGDRPIGFKLGFTSEEMRRAMGIGYPNYGILTASMVQVSPAKGRDEWIHPRVEPEIALRLGRELSGAELSRDQVAAAVTGVAPALEIVDSRYRDFRFTFLDNTADNSSAAGVVLGEWQDPAGVSFESLRVTLSDGSQEFTGVSTAVMGSPLAAVSWLAAELARFGRSVPTGSVVLTGGMTAPLVLNPGSRVGGDFGWLGTVVIQR, encoded by the coding sequence GTGGGGGCTTTGGGGCCACGACATCGGGAGATGGCGCGGCGGCTGTGGGAGGCGCGCTGTCAGCGGCGGACGATTTCGCCGCTGACGACGGAGTGGCCGGAAATGACGGTGAATGATGCGTATGCCATCCAGGATCAACTGATCGAGTTCCACCTCGCTGCCGGAGACCGTCCCATCGGGTTTAAACTGGGGTTCACCAGCGAGGAGATGCGCCGTGCCATGGGTATCGGGTATCCCAATTACGGCATTCTGACGGCGAGCATGGTGCAGGTTTCACCCGCAAAAGGACGGGATGAGTGGATTCACCCGCGGGTGGAGCCGGAGATTGCCCTGCGTCTCGGACGCGAGTTGTCAGGCGCCGAGTTGAGTCGAGATCAGGTGGCTGCTGCGGTCACAGGGGTGGCGCCCGCACTGGAAATCGTCGATTCCCGGTACCGAGACTTTCGATTCACGTTTCTCGATAATACGGCCGATAACTCGTCGGCGGCCGGAGTCGTGCTGGGCGAGTGGCAGGACCCCGCCGGTGTCTCCTTCGAGAGCCTGAGGGTGACATTGAGTGACGGCAGTCAGGAGTTCACCGGCGTGAGCACGGCCGTGATGGGAAGCCCGCTGGCGGCGGTCTCCTGGCTGGCGGCGGAATTGGCCCGGTTCGGGCGGTCTGTGCCGACCGGATCGGTGGTTCTCACCGGCGGGATGACGGCGCCGTTGGTGCTGAATCCGGGAAGCCGGGTCGGGGGCGATTTCGGATGGCTGGGTACTGTCGTCATCCAACGGTGA
- a CDS encoding GntR family transcriptional regulator — translation MPVTRSEWVYEKLKEVILSGEMAPGERLVVDQLARELGTSPIPVREAVRRLEAEGWVENTPFVGARVAPVRVEELEELFTIRLALEPILARTAVRGVTEEDVERLQRLVDEMDQCIEQNNTAQYSRLNYEFHRSLYELSPWKELFRIVITVWERSARSRWIFVQTPDSMPTSQEEHRAMVQALRKRDAEELERLMRRQKERAFASYIRRIGSFASQLDSHDGTDAILEPSE, via the coding sequence ATGCCAGTTACGCGTTCCGAGTGGGTCTATGAAAAACTGAAAGAAGTCATCCTGTCGGGAGAGATGGCCCCGGGAGAGCGCCTGGTGGTCGACCAGCTCGCCCGTGAACTCGGCACCAGTCCGATACCTGTGCGAGAGGCCGTACGGCGGTTGGAGGCTGAAGGTTGGGTGGAAAACACGCCTTTTGTCGGTGCCCGGGTCGCGCCGGTGCGGGTGGAAGAGTTGGAGGAGTTGTTCACCATTCGCCTGGCATTGGAACCGATTTTGGCGCGTACAGCGGTGAGGGGGGTGACGGAGGAAGACGTTGAGCGACTTCAACGGCTGGTGGATGAAATGGATCAATGTATCGAACAGAACAATACGGCCCAGTACAGCCGCCTCAACTACGAATTTCACCGTTCCCTATACGAGCTTTCGCCTTGGAAAGAGCTTTTTCGCATCGTGATCACCGTCTGGGAACGTTCGGCCCGTTCACGTTGGATCTTTGTGCAAACCCCGGATTCCATGCCCACATCCCAGGAAGAACACCGGGCCATGGTCCAAGCTCTGCGCAAACGGGATGCCGAGGAACTGGAGCGACTGATGCGCAGGCAAAAGGAGAGAGCTTTTGCCAGCTACATTCGCCGGATCGGGAGCTTCGCGAGTCAATTGGACAGCCATGACGGAACGGATGCCATCTTGGAGCCCTCTGAGTAA
- a CDS encoding ATP-grasp domain-containing protein yields the protein MAKKRVGIIGSPLERHCIYLAREIENQGAQAVVLNTAPNIPFPLTLEAGLEEVGPDPGSGERGRMVPQSREEYAGIDLWEIGAFFLRVFFLPTPAFDPDVEALKEGGYVEYVAQRERYAAWLSWLKWLSETDRVLVNPVDTLLIHFAKPFQIERLRRAGIPVPRTLVTGDGETVRAFAAEREVVYKPVAGGALCRRLTREDLKPERLERLAGAPVLFQEYIPGEDIRVFVLGDRVIGAFRIEGEGLDYRGGAHRVEAVDIDKDIARASTAACRALGLLFSGVDVKRRPDGSWVILECNPAPMFEGFDTVASPTIVSQVARYLIEAARG from the coding sequence ATGGCGAAAAAGCGCGTCGGCATCATCGGCTCGCCGTTGGAGCGCCACTGCATCTATTTAGCCCGGGAAATCGAAAACCAGGGCGCCCAGGCGGTGGTGCTGAACACGGCTCCGAATATTCCCTTTCCGTTGACCTTGGAGGCGGGCTTGGAGGAGGTCGGCCCGGATCCCGGTTCCGGGGAAAGAGGACGGATGGTTCCTCAAAGTCGGGAGGAGTACGCGGGAATCGACCTGTGGGAGATCGGCGCTTTCTTTTTGCGGGTATTTTTCTTGCCGACGCCGGCGTTCGATCCGGACGTCGAAGCGTTAAAAGAGGGCGGCTATGTCGAATACGTGGCTCAGCGGGAGCGCTATGCCGCTTGGTTGTCTTGGTTAAAATGGCTCTCTGAAACCGACCGGGTGCTGGTCAACCCAGTGGACACGTTGTTGATCCATTTTGCCAAGCCGTTCCAGATCGAGCGGCTCCGCCGGGCGGGAATCCCCGTGCCCCGGACGTTGGTGACGGGTGACGGGGAAACGGTCCGCGCCTTTGCGGCTGAACGCGAGGTGGTCTATAAACCGGTGGCCGGGGGTGCGCTTTGTCGGCGGCTGACCCGGGAGGATTTGAAGCCGGAGCGGCTGGAGCGGTTGGCCGGGGCCCCGGTGCTGTTTCAAGAATACATACCGGGCGAAGACATCCGGGTTTTTGTCCTCGGGGATCGCGTGATCGGGGCGTTCCGGATCGAGGGGGAAGGGCTGGATTACCGCGGCGGTGCGCACCGGGTCGAGGCGGTGGACATCGATAAAGACATCGCCCGGGCGAGCACGGCCGCCTGCCGGGCCCTGGGCCTTTTGTTCAGCGGGGTGGACGTGAAACGCCGGCCGGACGGCTCCTGGGTGATCCTCGAGTGTAACCCCGCTCCGATGTTTGAAGGGTTCGACACCGTGGCTTCGCCCACCATCGTCTCTCAAGTCGCCCGGTATCTGATCGAGGCTGCCCGGGGATAA